The following are encoded together in the Actinoplanes sp. N902-109 genome:
- a CDS encoding DUF5987 family protein, which yields MPDESVLEDPVRAQTIEAFADTIVPGERRGPGDRAVAGAAPGAGAVAAGALDLLRLPAGGLADSLDGLADILTMHAEEYAARHGVELDPAVPAFVALPFEHRTALVQELTAPEHPEKQLWVGLALFSNMAFDSAAHLATADALAQGHPGLRHLGFFPPDADGLWRFPRFSYGRALAPPHPGTTSTGSPA from the coding sequence GTGCCCGACGAGAGTGTGCTGGAAGATCCGGTGCGAGCGCAGACCATCGAGGCGTTCGCCGACACCATTGTGCCCGGCGAGCGGCGCGGTCCCGGCGACCGCGCGGTGGCCGGTGCGGCCCCGGGCGCGGGCGCGGTGGCGGCCGGGGCGCTGGACCTGTTGCGGCTGCCGGCCGGCGGGCTGGCCGACAGCCTCGACGGCCTCGCCGACATCCTGACCATGCACGCCGAGGAGTACGCCGCGCGCCACGGCGTCGAGCTGGACCCGGCGGTGCCCGCCTTCGTGGCGCTGCCGTTCGAGCACCGCACCGCGCTGGTGCAGGAGCTGACCGCGCCGGAGCACCCGGAGAAGCAGCTGTGGGTGGGGCTCGCGCTGTTCAGCAACATGGCGTTCGACAGTGCCGCGCACCTGGCCACCGCGGACGCCTTGGCGCAGGGCCACCCGGGGCTGCGGCACCTGGGGTTCTTCCCGCCGGACGCCGACGGTCTGTGGCGGTTCCCGCGGTTCAGCTACGGCCGGGCACTGGCGCCGCCGCACCCCGGCACGACGAGTACGGGGAGCCCGGCATGA
- a CDS encoding vanadium-dependent haloperoxidase gives MTAGTLQVVTTAPAHAAGPADHVDYWNDVLINTFRRTVDVGPGPLARSAAIMYVSMYDAANSVLCAQRTADCLGQPYALKVNSGGDFNSGGDFNTALDYAAHDALVGVFGPNAIFDQALQDAQVDIPASAQQAAGQSAGQQTAAAMLARRAGDHSGDPMTYTPDTAPGAWRPAGPSGPVVTPNWGNVTPFTMTSGSQFRPDLPGGVTTYAQLLASQEYTEQFNEVKAYGATNSTIRSQDQTQAAFFWANDVNGTYKPPGQLLSHTQIVADAQQVPVTSKVKLFAQVSVGLADAAILAWDRKFLGSIDLWRPDQAIHAAAGDGNPDTDPDTSWQPLSIDRNGNHFSPPFPAFVSGHATFAYTWAHVMAHWFGRDNVAFTGTTDDPHATGVTRRFSGFSAAADENAHSRLWLGVHWHFDADSVLNPGNELGEWAVDNAMYYNRSSTELLYLHRTGVTNRNECDNTGRQLSNEHRWEFYRCVHSNNRTVYDLYVR, from the coding sequence ATGACCGCGGGAACGCTTCAAGTCGTCACCACCGCGCCGGCACACGCCGCCGGCCCGGCCGACCATGTCGACTACTGGAACGACGTGCTGATCAACACGTTCCGGCGGACCGTCGATGTCGGACCCGGCCCGCTCGCCCGGTCCGCCGCCATCATGTACGTATCCATGTACGACGCCGCCAACTCCGTGCTCTGTGCCCAGCGCACCGCGGACTGCCTCGGCCAGCCGTACGCCCTGAAGGTCAACAGCGGCGGTGACTTCAACAGCGGCGGTGACTTCAACACCGCCCTGGACTACGCGGCCCACGACGCCCTCGTCGGCGTCTTCGGGCCCAACGCCATTTTCGACCAGGCGCTCCAGGACGCGCAGGTCGACATCCCGGCGTCAGCTCAGCAGGCCGCCGGGCAGTCGGCCGGCCAGCAGACCGCTGCCGCCATGCTCGCCCGCCGGGCCGGCGACCACTCCGGCGACCCGATGACCTACACACCGGACACCGCACCCGGCGCCTGGCGGCCGGCCGGCCCATCCGGCCCGGTGGTCACGCCGAACTGGGGCAACGTCACCCCGTTCACCATGACCAGCGGCTCCCAGTTCCGGCCGGACCTGCCCGGCGGCGTGACCACCTACGCCCAGCTGCTCGCCAGTCAGGAGTACACGGAGCAGTTCAACGAGGTCAAGGCGTACGGCGCGACCAACTCCACCATCCGTAGCCAGGACCAGACGCAGGCGGCGTTCTTCTGGGCGAACGACGTCAACGGCACCTACAAGCCGCCCGGACAGCTCCTGTCGCACACCCAGATCGTCGCCGACGCCCAGCAGGTGCCGGTGACCTCCAAGGTGAAGCTGTTCGCCCAGGTGTCGGTCGGCCTGGCGGACGCCGCCATCCTGGCCTGGGACCGCAAGTTCCTCGGCTCCATCGACCTGTGGCGCCCCGACCAGGCCATCCACGCGGCCGCCGGCGACGGCAACCCGGACACCGACCCGGACACGTCCTGGCAGCCGCTGTCCATCGACCGCAACGGCAACCACTTCTCCCCGCCGTTCCCGGCCTTCGTCTCGGGTCACGCCACGTTCGCCTACACCTGGGCGCATGTCATGGCGCACTGGTTCGGCCGGGACAACGTCGCTTTCACCGGCACCACCGACGACCCGCACGCCACCGGCGTGACCCGGCGGTTCAGCGGCTTCTCGGCCGCTGCCGACGAGAACGCGCACAGCCGGCTCTGGCTCGGCGTGCACTGGCACTTCGACGCTGACAGCGTGCTCAACCCGGGCAACGAGCTCGGCGAATGGGCGGTTGACAACGCGATGTATTACAACCGGTCCAGCACCGAACTGCTCTACCTGCACAGGACCGGCGTGACCAACCGCAACGAATGCGACAACACCGGCCGGCAGCTCTCCAACGAGCACCGGTGGGAGTTCTACCGCTGCGTGCACAGCAACAACCGCACGGTGTACGACCTGTACGTACGCTGA
- a CDS encoding DUF1702 family protein, whose product MPTLLRRLRRRILTPDVAQTRLRTRGFHEKDTASKELLETVGETFLYGYARIAEAAYPAAAETALENVPARFRGFAYEGATMACAMLDGLPFGGRGRVRAFLSGPADPHVYMAYVGVGWAMARLPRLRWSALSAPDPVLRWLVLDGYGFHQAYFHTRDYVQGQRRDTVVPWRSDAEDGYAGHAFDQGIGRALWFVCGTDADRVAGTVEGFAEQRRADLFSGAGLAATYAGGAGAEELRRLAERAGEHRAAVAQGSAFAASARIRAGLADAHTDLATGVFCAMPAKEAAEQCDRTRPVPGEVAGVAYEAWRSRLRDVFAAVS is encoded by the coding sequence GTGCCTACTTTGCTCCGGCGCCTGCGACGGCGGATCCTCACCCCGGACGTGGCCCAGACACGGCTGCGCACCCGCGGATTCCATGAAAAGGACACGGCCTCCAAAGAATTGCTGGAGACCGTCGGCGAGACTTTCCTGTACGGCTACGCGCGTATCGCCGAGGCGGCCTACCCGGCCGCTGCCGAAACCGCACTGGAAAACGTTCCGGCGCGCTTTCGCGGGTTCGCGTACGAGGGCGCCACGATGGCCTGCGCGATGCTCGACGGGCTGCCGTTCGGCGGGCGCGGCCGGGTCCGCGCGTTCCTGTCCGGCCCGGCCGATCCGCACGTCTACATGGCCTACGTCGGCGTCGGCTGGGCGATGGCCCGGCTGCCCCGGCTGCGCTGGTCCGCGCTGTCCGCCCCGGACCCGGTGCTGCGCTGGCTGGTGCTCGACGGCTACGGCTTCCACCAGGCGTACTTCCACACCCGCGACTACGTGCAGGGGCAACGCCGCGACACCGTCGTGCCGTGGCGCTCCGACGCCGAGGACGGCTACGCCGGGCACGCCTTCGACCAGGGCATCGGCCGGGCCCTGTGGTTCGTCTGCGGCACCGATGCCGACCGGGTCGCCGGCACCGTCGAGGGCTTCGCCGAGCAGCGGCGCGCCGACCTGTTCAGCGGCGCCGGGCTGGCCGCCACGTACGCCGGTGGGGCCGGCGCCGAGGAGCTGCGCCGGCTGGCGGAGCGGGCCGGCGAGCACCGCGCGGCGGTGGCGCAGGGCAGCGCCTTCGCCGCCTCGGCGCGGATCCGGGCGGGCCTGGCGGATGCGCACACCGACCTGGCCACCGGCGTGTTCTGCGCCATGCCGGCCAAGGAAGCGGCCGAGCAGTGCGACCGCACCCGGCCGGTTCCCGGTGAGGTGGCCGGCGTCGCGTACGAGGCCTGGCGTTCCCGCCTTCGCGACGTCTTCGCCGCCGTGTCCTGA
- a CDS encoding FAD-dependent oxidoreductase, which yields MTATESTDVLIIGSGFGGAIAAYHLAAGGARVVVLERGPWLTGPDFDHDFELGSSYTRAFDFVVGDGMSVLGGNCVGGGSVVYFATMPRAPRFVFERHGSIGRRMWPAAISRDTLEPWYDRVVEALPVTEQSWAQVPYAGGLWAAACAHAGRTANPVPSAVDVAQCTNCNWMMAGCRFDAKRSLLLNYLPAALAHGAQIRPLHEVQKLSRTGDGGYRVHYRVVDDEDYRVLHDAGTIDAKIVVVAAGTAATPVILQRSAADLGAMPHAVGRYFSGNGERLNTAVFDEERVRDVLGLDRGDGVAYEAYQIGRGPTVANWDRLDATLPEFERYSLEQLYFPPGLGTILAQVPDAAGPSWFGREKKDMLGDWRSWLTIFTMSEDDNEGVFGPPPETGNARRFSQQMLGHGPLRYRPTANTRRGWDLSDREVKDILERDGLARVAPWTNDLVGAYTVHPLASCRIGDDPRTSALDDNHELRGHPGIFVTDGSAVPGALTVNPALTISALAERAMPAIVRAAQQRGVDVSYGAPAPDGATAGRRAVLRVR from the coding sequence ATGACGGCCACCGAGAGCACCGACGTCCTGATCATCGGCAGTGGCTTCGGCGGGGCGATCGCCGCTTACCACCTGGCCGCCGGTGGTGCCCGGGTGGTGGTGCTGGAACGCGGGCCGTGGCTCACCGGCCCGGACTTCGACCACGACTTCGAGCTCGGCTCGTCGTACACCCGGGCCTTCGACTTCGTGGTGGGCGACGGCATGAGCGTGCTCGGCGGCAACTGCGTGGGCGGCGGCAGCGTCGTCTACTTCGCCACCATGCCGCGCGCGCCGCGGTTCGTCTTCGAGCGGCACGGCAGCATCGGCCGCCGGATGTGGCCCGCGGCCATCAGCCGGGACACGCTGGAGCCGTGGTACGACCGGGTGGTCGAGGCGCTGCCGGTGACCGAGCAGAGCTGGGCGCAGGTGCCGTACGCGGGCGGGCTGTGGGCGGCGGCGTGCGCGCACGCGGGCCGCACGGCCAACCCGGTGCCCTCGGCGGTCGACGTGGCACAGTGCACGAACTGCAACTGGATGATGGCCGGGTGCCGGTTCGACGCCAAGCGCTCGCTGCTGCTCAACTATCTGCCGGCGGCGCTGGCCCACGGCGCGCAGATCCGGCCGCTGCACGAGGTGCAGAAGCTGTCGCGCACCGGCGACGGCGGCTACCGGGTGCACTACCGGGTCGTCGACGACGAGGACTACCGGGTCCTGCACGACGCGGGCACGATCGACGCGAAGATCGTGGTGGTCGCGGCCGGCACCGCCGCGACGCCGGTGATCCTGCAGCGCTCGGCGGCGGACCTCGGGGCGATGCCGCACGCGGTGGGCCGCTACTTCTCGGGCAACGGCGAGCGGCTCAACACGGCGGTCTTCGACGAGGAGCGGGTCCGCGACGTGCTGGGCCTGGACCGCGGCGACGGCGTGGCGTACGAGGCGTACCAGATCGGCCGGGGCCCGACGGTGGCCAACTGGGACCGGCTCGACGCCACGCTGCCGGAGTTCGAGCGGTACTCGCTGGAGCAGCTGTACTTCCCGCCCGGCCTGGGCACGATCCTGGCGCAGGTGCCGGACGCGGCCGGGCCGTCCTGGTTCGGCCGGGAGAAGAAGGACATGCTGGGTGACTGGCGGTCCTGGCTGACCATCTTCACCATGTCGGAGGACGACAACGAGGGGGTGTTCGGGCCGCCGCCGGAGACCGGCAACGCGCGCCGGTTCTCCCAGCAGATGCTGGGCCACGGCCCGCTGCGCTACCGGCCGACCGCGAACACCCGGCGCGGCTGGGACCTGTCCGACCGGGAGGTGAAGGACATCCTGGAGCGCGACGGCCTGGCCAGGGTGGCACCGTGGACCAACGACCTGGTGGGGGCGTACACGGTGCACCCGCTGGCGTCGTGCCGGATCGGCGACGACCCGCGGACCTCGGCGCTGGACGACAACCACGAGTTGCGGGGCCATCCGGGCATCTTCGTGACCGACGGCTCGGCGGTGCCGGGGGCGCTCACGGTGAACCCGGCCCTGACCATCTCGGCGCTCGCGGAGCGCGCGATGCCGGCCATCGTGCGGGCGGCCCAGCAGCGCGGGGTGGACGTGAGCTACGGCGCCCCGGCACCGGACGGCGCCACCGCGGGCCGCCGAGCGGTCCTGCGGGTGCGATGA
- a CDS encoding carboxymuconolactone decarboxylase family protein, whose protein sequence is MTTQAMTAGERLLARLTRGLAQQQVRYVAAVPATAATGLVRAVYGQVERDFGMLAPPVSLHAASPGALAACWVLLRETLLAGDRSARPGKEAVAAAVSAVNTCPYCVQVHTAALTGLRHRDRAPAPELPGVDDWARGAGAAPAARLPELAGVAVTFHYLNRMVNIFLGDPPLSGVPASARPLAARGAERLLGWLSARPRVPGAALELLAPAQLPPDLHWAGVGVGAQALARASAAIETRARDAVPAPVAELVTARLADWTGAPPGLDARGTFTTAAAALPPGCRATGRLLLLTAFASYRVTAADIEAFRREQAAGDATVIDATAWAALAAARRWGTLLTAAG, encoded by the coding sequence ATGACCACCCAGGCGATGACGGCGGGTGAGCGGCTGCTGGCCCGGCTCACCCGGGGACTCGCGCAGCAGCAGGTGCGGTATGTGGCGGCCGTCCCGGCGACGGCCGCCACCGGTCTGGTCCGCGCGGTGTACGGCCAGGTCGAACGGGACTTCGGCATGCTCGCGCCACCGGTCAGCCTGCACGCCGCGAGCCCCGGCGCGCTGGCGGCCTGCTGGGTGCTGCTGCGCGAGACGCTGCTGGCCGGTGACCGGTCGGCGCGGCCGGGCAAGGAAGCGGTGGCCGCTGCGGTGTCGGCGGTCAACACGTGCCCGTACTGCGTGCAGGTGCACACCGCGGCGCTGACCGGGCTGCGCCACCGGGACCGGGCGCCGGCTCCGGAGCTGCCCGGCGTCGACGACTGGGCCCGCGGGGCCGGGGCCGCCCCGGCGGCGCGGCTGCCGGAGCTGGCCGGGGTGGCGGTCACGTTCCACTACCTCAACCGCATGGTCAACATCTTCCTCGGCGATCCGCCGCTGTCGGGCGTGCCGGCGTCGGCCCGCCCGCTGGCGGCCCGGGGCGCCGAGCGGCTGCTCGGGTGGCTGAGTGCCCGGCCCCGGGTGCCCGGCGCCGCGCTGGAGCTGCTGGCCCCCGCGCAGCTGCCGCCGGATCTGCACTGGGCCGGGGTGGGCGTCGGGGCGCAGGCCCTGGCCCGGGCGTCCGCCGCGATCGAGACACGGGCGCGCGATGCCGTGCCCGCACCGGTGGCCGAGCTGGTGACCGCCCGGCTGGCGGACTGGACCGGCGCACCGCCCGGACTCGACGCACGCGGCACCTTCACGACAGCCGCCGCCGCCCTGCCACCCGGTTGCCGGGCGACCGGCCGGCTGCTGTTGTTGACGGCGTTCGCGTCGTACCGGGTCACCGCGGCCGACATCGAGGCGTTCCGCCGCGAACAGGCGGCCGGGGACGCCACGGTGATCGACGCGACGGCGTGGGCGGCGCTGGCCGCCGCACGCCGCTGGGGCACCCTGCTCACCGCGGCGGGCTAG
- a CDS encoding TIGR03084 family metal-binding protein: MTATDVFDDLAHEGAEVDRLVAGLDDAGWHTPTPAPGWTVHHQIAHLTAVFTMAGMAAAEPDRFRALVSRLTGEFAADVAAAMAPLLELSPAAALDRWRTERAAAGKALAAAAPGQLLPWLVRPIPPAVLAGAGLMELFGHGQDIADALGVEPVRTDRMRHLVEFGVRTWDFGYQARGLPTPDTEFRFEITAPSGTQVWTFGPDDAGQRVSGPAVDFCLLVTRRRHRADLAVTAEGAEAEHWLDLAQAYRGPAGEGRQPGQFA; encoded by the coding sequence ATGACCGCAACCGATGTGTTCGACGACCTGGCGCACGAGGGTGCCGAGGTGGACCGGCTCGTGGCCGGTCTCGACGACGCCGGCTGGCACACGCCCACCCCGGCGCCCGGCTGGACCGTGCACCACCAGATCGCCCACCTGACCGCGGTGTTCACGATGGCCGGGATGGCCGCTGCCGAGCCGGACCGGTTCCGCGCGCTGGTCAGCCGGCTCACCGGCGAGTTCGCCGCGGACGTGGCCGCCGCGATGGCGCCGCTGCTGGAGCTGTCACCCGCCGCCGCGCTGGACCGGTGGCGCACCGAGCGGGCCGCCGCCGGCAAGGCCCTGGCCGCCGCGGCACCCGGGCAGCTGTTGCCGTGGCTGGTGCGCCCGATCCCGCCGGCGGTGCTCGCCGGTGCCGGGCTGATGGAGCTGTTCGGCCACGGGCAGGACATCGCCGACGCGCTGGGCGTCGAGCCGGTGCGCACCGACCGGATGCGCCACCTGGTCGAGTTCGGGGTGCGCACCTGGGACTTCGGTTACCAGGCGCGTGGCCTGCCGACGCCGGACACCGAGTTCCGCTTCGAGATCACCGCGCCCTCCGGCACCCAGGTGTGGACGTTCGGGCCGGACGACGCCGGCCAGCGGGTGAGCGGGCCGGCCGTCGACTTCTGCCTGCTGGTCACCCGGCGGCGGCACCGCGCCGACCTGGCGGTGACGGCCGAGGGTGCCGAGGCGGAGCACTGGCTGGACCTCGCGCAGGCCTACCGCGGACCGGCCGGCGAGGGCCGGCAGCCCGGGCAGTTCGCCTGA
- a CDS encoding DUF1702 family protein: protein MPHLLGAVRRLMLAPSLAEVTFARRGFPVTESARTRALEAIPQAVVCGFEWGIDTRTQWELERRLELVDAEHRGFAYEGATMALTVRDAMAGGRGHRARDLLAGPGRPHTFLTYIGIGFAMARLPRPLWRSVLPDLSGVPYYPTMSWLAVDGYGFDLAYFHTDRWVGAQERPHPYPWLGDRDYFPRAFDQGVGRALWFVHGGEPADVAAVIGGFAAGRRADLWSGAGLAATFAGGTDRGGFAALRSLAGRHRTDVAQGAVFAARARSYAGFVPAHTGTAVQVLAGLPVDRATELADATAVPESASGTLPAYEQWRRRIRAAVPVHDPV, encoded by the coding sequence ATGCCGCACCTGCTGGGCGCTGTGCGCCGGCTCATGCTCGCCCCGTCGCTGGCGGAGGTCACCTTCGCCCGCCGCGGTTTCCCGGTCACCGAGTCGGCGCGCACCCGGGCGCTGGAGGCCATCCCGCAGGCGGTGGTCTGCGGCTTCGAGTGGGGCATCGACACGCGCACGCAATGGGAGCTGGAACGCCGGTTGGAGCTGGTGGACGCCGAGCACCGCGGGTTCGCGTACGAGGGCGCCACGATGGCGCTCACCGTCCGCGACGCGATGGCGGGCGGGCGCGGTCACCGGGCCCGGGACCTGCTCGCCGGGCCGGGCCGGCCGCACACGTTCCTGACCTACATCGGGATCGGCTTCGCCATGGCCCGGCTGCCGCGCCCGCTGTGGCGCAGCGTGCTGCCGGACCTCAGCGGGGTGCCGTACTACCCGACGATGAGCTGGCTGGCGGTCGACGGCTACGGCTTCGACCTGGCGTACTTCCACACCGACCGCTGGGTGGGTGCGCAGGAGCGGCCGCACCCGTACCCGTGGCTGGGCGACCGGGACTACTTCCCGCGGGCGTTCGACCAGGGCGTCGGGCGGGCGCTGTGGTTCGTGCACGGCGGTGAGCCCGCCGACGTGGCCGCGGTGATCGGCGGGTTCGCCGCGGGCCGCCGGGCCGACCTGTGGAGCGGCGCCGGGCTGGCCGCCACGTTCGCCGGGGGCACCGACCGCGGCGGGTTCGCCGCGCTGCGCTCGCTGGCGGGCCGGCACCGCACGGACGTCGCGCAGGGGGCGGTGTTCGCCGCCCGGGCCCGCTCGTACGCCGGCTTCGTGCCCGCGCACACCGGGACGGCGGTGCAGGTGCTCGCCGGTCTGCCGGTGGACCGGGCGACGGAACTCGCCGATGCCACCGCCGTGCCGGAGTCGGCGAGCGGGACGCTGCCGGCGTACGAGCAGTGGCGCCGGCGGATCCGGGCAGCAGTGCCGGTGCACGACCCGGTCTGA